The genomic segment TCTGTTTAAGGAATTCCCTTATCCACAGTTATTGCAAACGATTAGAACTCAAAAATCGGGACAAGTTAAAATAGAAAGTAATGAGCAGACAAAACTCATTGGTTTTAGTCAAATCCCGACTTTGTCTTGGTACTATGTAGAAGAGTTGAATTTTGAGAGTTTACTCAATAAGTAATCAAAAATTCATACAAACTTCATCACTATCAGAAATAAATGTGTTTTAATAAGTAAACTTAAACAAAAATCGAGAAAATCATGAATGATGATACGGCACCATTAAATAAAAAAACGATGATGGATCTCCTGATTCGTATGACTTTAATTCTTTATTTATCTTATCTCTGCCTTAAGGTCTTTGCTCCTTTTGCCTTACTCATGTTATGGGCTTTAATAATTGCTATTGTGCTTTTTCCTTTACACCAAAAATTAGCAAAAAAATTTAATGGAAAACAAGGGCGTGCCGCTACGGTCATCGTCTTGTTGGGCTGTTTAATTATAGGTACACCTGTAGTCGTTTTAGGTTTCTCTATGGTTGATCATGTTCAAGATCTTTACAGAGCTTACGAATCGGGCAATGTACAGATAAAAGAGCCAAAAGAAAGTGTAAAAGAATGGCCGATTATTGGTAGAAAAGCGCATCAGCTTTGGACTGATGCTTCGGCAGACTTCTCGGCTTTTCTTGTTGATTACAAAGAACCCATAACATCTTTTTTTAAGAAAATGCTTGGCGCCGCAGGCGGGGCTATGGGCTCAGTGGCCATGTTTATGGGCGCTCTAGTAATCTCTGGCTTTATGATGGCTTTTGGAGATAGGGGAAGTGTGGCAATGCTAAAGATTGCTAATCGTATAACTGGACCAGAAAGAGGTGAAAAGTTAACTAAGCTTTCAGTTATGACCGTACGCTCAGTTACAACGGGAGTTATTGGCGTAGCCTTCATTCAAGCTCTAATTATTGGCGTTGGTCTGATATTGGCGGATATACCTGCAGCAGCAATACTATCTTTAGTGGTCATGTTTTTAGGAATCCTGCAATTGCCTGCAGTCATTATCTTACTACCAGTTATTATTTATATGTGGTCCAGTACAGGTTCATCCTTAGCGGCTAATATTTTCTTTACGATTTACTTTATCGTGGGTAGCCTGTCTGACAATATTCTCAAACCCATGCTCTTGGGTCGTGGAGTTGACGCTCCAATGCCAGTCGTGCTAATAGGTGCTTTAGGTGGGATGATGGCAAGTGGATTAATAGGTTTATTTCTTGGGGCGACACTTCTAGCGGTGGCCTATCGTATCTTCATGGATTGGGTTGATGATCCGGAAGGGAACCAGAAAATTAATGCTGAATAGTG from the Lentisphaera araneosa HTCC2155 genome contains:
- a CDS encoding AI-2E family transporter; this encodes MNDDTAPLNKKTMMDLLIRMTLILYLSYLCLKVFAPFALLMLWALIIAIVLFPLHQKLAKKFNGKQGRAATVIVLLGCLIIGTPVVVLGFSMVDHVQDLYRAYESGNVQIKEPKESVKEWPIIGRKAHQLWTDASADFSAFLVDYKEPITSFFKKMLGAAGGAMGSVAMFMGALVISGFMMAFGDRGSVAMLKIANRITGPERGEKLTKLSVMTVRSVTTGVIGVAFIQALIIGVGLILADIPAAAILSLVVMFLGILQLPAVIILLPVIIYMWSSTGSSLAANIFFTIYFIVGSLSDNILKPMLLGRGVDAPMPVVLIGALGGMMASGLIGLFLGATLLAVAYRIFMDWVDDPEGNQKINAE